In Vicia villosa cultivar HV-30 ecotype Madison, WI linkage group LG7, Vvil1.0, whole genome shotgun sequence, the DNA window AAATGGAAATTGAAACCACCCAACACTGTTTTGAGCTTTTCTTCGTCTTCACAACACGTCAAGTTCAAAGCTCCATTGGATATGGCTGCAAGAGACGGCGAACTTAGGGTTTTTCTCGTTGCCGGTGAAGTTTCCGGTGATTCCATAGCTTCTCGTCTAATGGCTTCGCTTAAGCTCCTTTCTCCTTTCCCTGTTCGGTTTTCTGGCATTGGAGGGTAAACTTTCCTTCTTCCTTCAACAATTTTAAATTTCGTTGAGAAATTGTGTTCATTGATGTGATTTGAATGTTCAATATATTTCAGGACTAAGATGAGAAGTGAAGGATTGCAATCTTTGTTTCCTATTGAAGATATCTCAGTAATGGGAATTTGGGAACTATTGCCACATTTGTATAGATTCAAAGTGAGTTATGATCTCTGcagcaccgacacctctgaaacCAACACTCACACATGTAATtacattttatttattcattttttcaacgTCGTGTTTCCGGTGTTTGTATTTCATAGGTTCTGGTAACTACATTGTAAAGAATAAGAACTATGAGTAATTGTTTTATGTTTTGGAATTATGGGGTGTTTGAGGGATCACTGATCAACTTAATTTAGTCATATAAATAAGAGTTTAATTAATAAGTTGTTTTTCAAATCCAAGGAGTGAAGCGATAAACTCTTCATTAACTTTGTATAATATAACTTGTTTTGCGAGTATGCTTTCTTGGATAGACTAGCTGAAAATTGTATGCTTTCTTCAATAGACTACGAAAGTTAGCTGAAAATTGTATGATTTCTTTGATGACTATGAAATTGTATGTTTTTTTCGATAAACTACGAAAATTAGCTGAAAATTGTATGCTTTCTTCGATAGGATACGAAAATTAGCTGAAAATTGTATGCTTTCTTCGACAGACTACAAAAATTAGCTGAAAATTGTATGTTTTCTTCAATAGACTACGAAATTGTACGCTTTCTTCGATAGACTACGAAAATTAGCTGAAAAATGTACGCTTTCTTCGATAGACTACGGAAATTAGCTGAAAATTGTATGCTTTCTTCGATACACTACGGAAATTAGCTGAAAATTGTATGCTTTCTTCGATAGACTACGGAAATTAGCTGAAAATTGTTTATGTACATATCGTAAGTTATTTCTATAAGCTCTTCCAAACACTTATACAAGTGCTTATGTCTTAAAATGAACCAAATAAGCTTTACATACTTGATTGCTACTATAGCTTATGTGTTTGAGGACCTTTGacctttttttgaatattttttaaagCTTGTGTGTAAGTAACACATGTGTATTCTGTGTTTTTAATTCTTAGGTGAGACTGAACGAAGCTGTAAAAGCAGCTTCTCTATTTGAGCCTCATGTTGTATTAACAGTTGATTCCAAGGGCTTTTCTTTTCGGTTCTTGAAGCAGCTAAGAGGTACAGATACTAAATTAATGTACACATGTTGGTGGATTTGGTATTTAGAGGTATGTTGTATGCAAATGGGGAATGCGTTTTGCAGCTAGACACAGTCAGCAAAAGTTGCATTGGCCAGCACATTTTCACTATGTAGCACCATCGTTCTGGGCATGGAAAGGAGGCGAAGAAAGGCTCGGAGGACTTGCGGAATTTGTGGATCATCTGTTGTGCATACTTCCAAATGAGGATAAAGTTTGTAGATTGAATGGATTATCTGCAACCTTTGTAGGGCATCCTGTTTTGGAAGACATTATGGAGTTGAATTTGGTACGAGCTTTGTAGTTTCTTAGGACCTTTATGTGTGACATATATTTGTATAGTTATGATTGAGTTTTGTCGGTAACTACTGGATATTTTTTCAGATAAACAGTCCCTCAATCAATGAATGTAAGGCTGAAGGAAATGGTGAAGACTTTCGAAGAAAACATGAAGTTCCTCCAGGTACTTCTAAATTGTCATCAACCACAGCTCCACAAGCTTGATAGTTTGCTTTATCATCTTATAACTTTAACTTTAAAAGGAGCCACTGTTATTAGCTTGCTTCCTGGAAGCAGAGTACAAGAAGTCAGTCGGATGCTTCCCATCTTCGCAAACACAATGGAACTACTGAAAGACAATGTTCAACAGTTGATGACAATCATTCATGTTGCACCTAATGAACATGTGGAAAACTTCATTGCCGGTGCTGTTCATAGATGGCCCGTCCCTGTTGTATTGATTCCTGGTGGAGCTACACACATGAGATATGATGCTTTTAGTGTATGCCCCATAACAAAATCTTTTCAGCTCCTTTTGTCAATACTTATAGCAGTAGTAGAAAACTGGTTTAATACTTGTGAATTGTGATATCTTCTCCTTACGGTTCATTGTACAATGATCAGCCTCTAGCTTTATCAACTTCTAGTGTGCGCTTAACTGAATACATGAATCtaaatttaataatatcaaaataacTTCTAATATCTTAGTTTCCCTCTTTATTTTATGTCGATCTTACTCAAACCAATAGATGTTTATACCATATTATTTTAAATCGACGCACATGTTAGGTTAGGTAGGACCAAAGTACTTTGTTTTTCTTCCACTGGAGTTACATTAGATACAATAAACCAACAATGTAGGTATATCTGTATTTATTTTGACTGAAGCTTCCATTATTGTTGATTAGAACTGTGTTTAAATTCTTACAAATCTGTACATGAAGGTTGCATTTTATTTATGCCTAGTTAATTTGAATGAACACGTTACAGGCTAGTAAAGTTGCATTGTGCACATCCGGGACAGTTGCTGTGGAGCTGCAGCTTGCACGTTTACCTTGTGTTGTGGCATATCGTGCCCATATTTTGACTGAATGGTTTATTAGGTACAAAGCCAAGATACAATACATATCACTTCCCAATATTCTTTTGGATTCAGCCATTATTCCCGAAGCACTCTTTCAATCCTGCAAACCGGCAAACCTAGCCCTATTGCTCAAGTAAGACTGAAACATTATTTCATTAGCATTACTAATTCTGAATGTCTCAAAAAATCTTATAATATGTTTGTCACAGGAAGTATTTCTCCGTTTCTCGTATATGACATTAGGTCCTGCCTTTATTTTGCAGAGATATAATACATGATCGTGCTTGTCGAGAAAAACAAATACTTTCAGCACAAAAGTTCGTCAAGCTTTTAATGCCTTCAGATGGAATAAACCAGAACCTTGCAAAGCAAAGTTTGATGGGAAAATGTCCTGATTACAGTCCAAGTGCTGTTGCAGCATTGACTATATTAAACTATGGGAAGCCTGTGATTCATGACTAATGAACAAGTTTATGTAGCATTGAGTTTTATTACTACCGGGTTTAAGGTTTAGAAATAtctcaatataaaaaaaaaaccaccACATCGTGTcccaataatttataattttcaatTATTCTATACTCTATACTTCATGTACTTTTTCTATAGAAAAATAAATACTGTACGTACTTGATAGTGATTGATGGCACTGAAACTGTCCACAAACTTGAACATGCCacgcatttttatttttaatttttatcaatACTTACGTCATTTTAATATATGACGATATAAATCCACCAACTTGCAAGTTGCCATGAATATCCAACCACCAAAACGTTCGCATTAATATTCAACTATAcaaaactattattaaaaatcaaccatgcattttataaaaaataaataaacaactaGAAAAAAAAAATCCCAATAGACATCACTCAACTATTTAGAGAAATTCAATGACACCCACAAATTTGATTCTTCTATGTTAAATAAGTCTTTATTAGAGTCTCTTTTTATGAAGTTATTGATTTTCTGTAGTCACGTAGTCATCCATTGATAATTGATTGATCAAAATCAGATGGCTGCAATTAAAATGTTAGACAATTCGATTAAGATCAAATAACTAATAAGATATCTAATTTTAATTAGACGATTATCAATGCATAACTGCGTGTGTACAATATATTTTGTAGCAAAACCTAGTCCATATAAGTTAACATTATTtaactttttatgaaaaaaataattatacgTCTCAAATTACCATTCATTTCaaattattgaaaatataattagtcaagtttttattttttaatataaaaaacttaTTGCCTTGCATGACTTTGACATGGAAATTACAGACACAAAAAAGAGTAATAGTCAAACATTACCGGTGGCGCCGGTCAACGGTTGATAAACCTCTTTCTAAACTTCTCTCTCTCTTGCTTGGTCATTCAATTTTGTGGAGGAGCTTTTTGGGTTCTCTTAGTTTTTTCTTCTACTCCAATTGATCCAAAAAAGCTCAacttttataatttctttttggAGAATTTTGCTTTCAAGTTCTTGGTGCCTTTTCAACTACAAAGGAAATGGCAGTAAGTTTTATTTTTCATtctcttttatatattttgttgttttcATGCTTTTGTTATGTTCTATGTTCCTATGATTGTTAAGAAAATAGCGCCTGTTCATCttcttttgtatattttttgttgtagttgttgttatgtGAGGTTTATTTTCATCTTCTATTGCTTTGAAATAGTTGACCAAAATTAGACTTTAATTTCTCTTGGTCAACTTTGTAATTTCTCTACAGCTAGATCAAACATTAATATCTTGCTTTTTTTTTGGCTTGTTAGAATCATGAAGCAATTGAATTAGAATTAGAGTCATATTGTGTTAGTTTTCTAGGTTTTTATCAATATGCTAGTTTCAtagtaaaaatcatgtttttttaaaaaaaaatcttggtATGCCCTTGCAACCAACTAATTCAAGGCACTAATCTTACCGTCCATTTGTGGGACTCGTTTAAAATCAGAGCAAAACTCTATATGGATTTGACCCAACACGGATATATATGTATTTAGCGGAATTCGAACTTGAGACCTTGAGAGAAGCACACTATCAGAACCCTAGACCAACCCGTGGGTTGCTGGGTTTCTAATTTAGCTTCGCTTGATGAATACTTAAAAGGGAGTTTATATTTCTTTTGATCATAATTCTTTTACTTGTTTTTACTAAAGTATGAATCAATTACTTAGTTGATAATTAATAATCATAATTCTAATTGGAAGTGTGATTAGttataaattttagtttttgaTTGAACAAAATTTGTCAAAACAAGATGCTAGTTGAGATGTACTTTCACTTTggtcttttctttctttattaGTCAAATCTTAATCTGCAAATTCTTAGAGATGTTCTTTCACTTTGGTAGTATACTGAATCTTGCATTGTTGACAATTTTGCAGCAACGTACTCATGTACCAAAATTCGGCAATTGGGAGGGTAGTGACAATGTTCCTTACACGGCATATTTCGACAAAGCTCGAAAAGGTCGGACTGGCTCAAAGATGATAAACCCAAATGACCCCGAGGAAAATCCTGATTTAGTTTTTGATAATTCATCATCCGAACAACCACCTTCGTCCAAATCCAAACCCAAAGTCGATTCAGATGATCTATACGGAAAAGGATCAGCGCGAGCAACAATTGAGACACGTAAGAGTCTCGAAGATGGTGATCCTAAGCAATATGCTGACTCTCCAGCTCGTCATGACAATGTAGGTAACCGGAGTTCCAATGACTCTACACCTCGTCTTGGAGTAGGTTCTGCTGATAACCGACGAAGACCTTCAAGACAAAGTACTGCTGGGTCTGAATACAGCGTTGAACGTTCACCCCTTCATCGTCAGGCTAGAGCTCCGGGAAAAGACAATCCTTCGTTGGAAACAAAGAATTCTTACGACAGCAGTCACGGTACACCAGGAAGATCTCGGTTAAGACCAGTTAATCGAGGAGACGAAACTGTTAGTTTTTTTTCTGCTATCTTATTTTATTACCATGCATGACATGAATAGTAAAAATGTGCATAACTCAGATGAAATTTTCTATTGCAAATTTGTTCTGATTTTAGCATTGTGATGTTGTAGCCTGAGAAAGGCGCGGCTGTTCCAAAATTCGGTGAATGGGATGTGAGTAACCCTGCATCAGCAGAGGGCTATACTCACATTTTCAACAAGGTGAGGGCAGAGAGACAGGGTGGGCCCGGACATGCATCCGGCACACCTAATGAGAGGCCGCATGTTATCCGTAACCAACCTTCCGATGGCAAAGTCCAGGTATGCCTGTAGTTCTTGTTTAACACAATGTTTTTAAAACCGGACTAGAGATCAAATTGATGATTATCTTTGTACTCTTTGCTTCTCCAGTGTTGCTGCTTTGCTTGGGGAAGAAAATGATTTGTGGGAAAGTTTGAAGTGTAttttgtgaaaagaaaagaaagtgaaaaTAGTGTTGTGACCTTGTGAATGATCATGAGGTTTGTGTTTGTAAATATCCAAGGTTTCTCTTTCCAAGCGGGAAGATATATCATTGAATTGCATCTGTCATATAATTACTGTGTCCTTTTTCGTTTCATGTATGTTTTTTCTTTCGGCAAAAAGGCGACAATTTGCttgcaagattgtgatttttcatattttttttggcCTTCTATGGCGTTACCGTTATGATCTTACTATTCAATTTAACTGTATTTATTTGTTCAAGATATATAAGAGATTGATTATGTGTTCAAGTGAAAGGTGAACTTGTGTATTTTAATTTGGAAATGATTCAATAGCAAATTTTTTACAGAAGATGTTGCTATGAACTTGGTAATCACTTCCATAATCAGCTGCAGATGCAGACAGAAAGATGAACTTTGTGTTGAGAATATAACAAGTGTGAGTGTTTGCGCTAACACTTTGTAAGGCAAATTTATCATTAACAACTCATAGGGTTGATATATCATAACATGGACTAGTTCCATTAAGGGACCTAGGATGGCTTTCAAAACAATGTCCTGGGAGAAAGTTCTTGTGGACCTTTGATCTCTTGACAAACCAACATGTTTATCTGAATCAAAGTGCATTTGTGTTATAGGAAGGAGAAAGAGTCAATGTGCATTTGTATGTATggatatttttaaattgaataaaaaatttaaattctttttaatagcaacaaaaaagaaaagaaacaataataacaacatgAGAGTTTCATTGACCCGTCGAGTGGATATCCGCAATTCCGCACGTATGTTCGGGTTTTGTTGTCGTGTGACAAATATCACCTCTTAAAACATTTGAACTAAACTCAAAGGTAGGACTCACTTACTTCATTAATTTATGTAAAtagatacaaaaattaaaatagaaatcagATTTCCTCGATGTGTAACTGTATAGATTCATTTTTAAGTCGAGAAGAATTACAATAATGTTTAGAATTAAGTTCGAATtcaaattttttgattaaattaaAAGAGATGAGATAAATTGATAAACCGGTTTTAAAATCTTTAATAATTTTTGAGATaaattatgaaaagaaaaatcatttagaaatattttctttggaaattttttgactaaaaaaaattaaataaaaacattttaaCAATTACGAAAAcccttaattctttttttttttttaatttacaattCTTAACAACACTCAGCTTTACCCTTTATCAATCGCAGTGTCAACTGATCGGAAACAGCAGGCGGAGTTGTTCTTCGGCCATCAGAAACAAAGAAATTCGTCCAGGTATTTTCTTCTCCGATCATTTTCCGATTACATCTCGATTTGTTATTTTTCTTGTACGAGGGTTTAGCTTAAAAATTAACTTAATTGAAATCTGAATGAACCCCAGATTCTGTTTCTTTTGAAGATTTCATGTTTTCAGATTCAGTTAGCATAATCTTACCATGTTCCTACAAATTAAAAAGGCCAAATGTCAACTCTAACTAACTTCTGTTACAAATATAAATTCTCCTTAAACAATGGGTGACAAACAGTATGACAGGGTTTTGTTATGTTGCAACAGATAGGCTTGGGCGTGAATTATTTGAGAACTAtctttttttatgttttcttcgTTATAGTTACTCAATAATACAATAACCTTCATGAGCGCACCAAGGATGATGTAGAGTAGGGTTTAGATGTCTGATGAGATAAAAtctcataaatattttaatttttatctagGAAAACAATGGCATGGAGAGGACATCTTTCAAAGAACATAAAAGAGCTTCGGTTTTTGATGTGTCAGACATCACCTGCAAGCTCATCTGCAAggttggatatatatatatatatatttttcttcggTGTTTCGGATCTAAATatatcttttgttttctttttgacTAAATCTCATACATATTTGAATACGAGCTCTGAATCCTCTGataatcttttttctttttgtattctTAGGGAATTTGTTGAAAAGAATTACAAGGAGCTAAAGACATTGAACCCAAAATTGCCAATATTGATACGTGAATGCAGTGGAGTTGAACCCCAATTATGGGCAAGATATGGTATCACACGATCATCTCTCttaattttcatcaatttttattcaaatttcttgCCCCGAACTTTGCGTTCACTTTCTATACTATCTTTCACATGAATTTTCCACCTTAGTTTCAAAACGGGGATTTTTAGAAAATTAACATCAACACATTGGCATTGAATATATGCTAACCATCATTTTACCATTAATTTCATTTCGAGGGCTCTTAAGTTATGAGAATATAATGGTATCAGCAGCATATGCATAAAACTAAATTTCAATATTATCCCAATTTTAACTTTTATGCACGACAAATATGGGTTGTTTTGAGTGGCAAAGAGTACTTTTATTTTATTCCCTTCGAACAATATCTCAAATTCAGTTAGAAGAACTTTGCTCTTAACATGACCCAACTTGgattaagaaataaaaaagagaatAAGATGTGCATATTTTAATGCCAATTCTGTTGCAATTGTTACTTTGGATAAATTTGCTTATCGTCAATGGCTTTGACTGCGATTAGAATGTACTAATTTTGGTAATACTTACTCTGCAAATTCATTGTATCATTGACAAACTTTTCTGATTATGGTTCATCGTTTTCATTCTCATTATTTTTTTTACCCCTTCTCTGTTTGATACTGTGATTTGTTCATTAATACCAGATTTGGGCGTTGAAAAAGGCATTAAACTGGAAGGCATGACAGAGCCACAAATTTCAAAGGTGCTTGAAGATATGGTAAAAGCTGGAGAGGCTTTCAAAGCTTGATATTAATCTTTTTGTTCACCCTCTTAAATGGAATAAATGTTGCACTTGTTATACCAGTGTGGCTCTTGGTCATTTTAAGAATGAACCTCTTTTTGAGTTTAAGTTAAAGCTCTCGGTTATGCATTGTCAGCACATTTAACCTATCTAAGATAAAATATTTTGAGTTAAAAACTTGTTTTCTGAGCTTTACTACTTTGCTATCCTTTCTTGTGGGGATTATTATTCTAATTTACCATTAGAAATCAAAGGAACTCTCAAACCTCGACAATGAACTATCAATCTCAAACCTTGACATTGATCTCTTAAACCTTGACAATCATCTCTCAAACCTTGACAATGAACTCTCAAACCTTGACAATGATCATATGAATCTAATTTCAAATGTATATTATAAATCCCCAATCGTATCTCATTATTATACTCAATAACTCGTTGAGGCTTGAGTTTGATAAAAATTGTTCCCTTCAAACACCACAGGTTCAGGGACAACGGTATTATTATGACTTAGGACAAAGGGTTTCATAGTCTCTCGAGCAAATTCATCACCTTTATAATAAGAAGACGCATAAATCATTTGATAATATTGTCCGTTGTTGTTGGAGTTGTTTTCTGTAATGTTGAACTTGAAGTTGTAATATAGTGCACTTGTCAATGGTGAGATTGGCCTCTCATGTTAGATGCCAAAGAAATAAAACAGTACGCAAACAATTATAAGCGCAGTAATACACAGGCAGATCTTTATGTAGAGTTTCATTGATGATGATTTCTCACAACTTGTAGGCGAAGGTCTAAGCTGTTATGGTGAAATATATATAGGAACAACAAGTGTAtcgttgtttgttttgatttttcttttttgtgtGGTGTTTTTTGTTTTTCCGTCTTTGTGCGATGTTCATTTCTTTCAAGTTGAAAGATGAGTTTTATAATCATAGTTATTTTCGTAAGCATATGCAATTTGCTGTGCCGTTCTGTTTTGTGCTATTAACATGAATGCTGTGAGTTTGTttcagattcatcctttttgtttttggagatttttaatttgtattgcaaCAATATACTCTATCATTGAATCATTGAATGAACATTTGttttaagtaaaaaataaaagcaaaatcaTTTGCAACAATAATTTTTCATTCGTTTTTCACCTTCCTCAATTCAATTCTAacaagtaataaataaataattaattcttTAATTTCATTGTTTTACATATTAATTTATTGGACTCTTTTGCAAATTTACAATGATTGCCTAATTCTTTCTTACTTTAATCAAAACACCacaattttcaaaacaaactttcatgTTTATGACTATTTTACCAGTGTTTTAAATACCGGACCgtacatcaaaccggtgagggtattgggtcactggtttattggtcgaaccattgggtcactggtcgaaccgcatgactaaaccgggttaaaccggATAGGGTATTAGGTATAAAATCTGTCAAACCGGAAGATTCAgtcctacaaaatataactagtatacttaaatttttttgaaaacatcatattataaaaaaattcacaagttcataatttaaattcaaattttacacataggtatcacacacaatccaagagtacataattataaaatataaacaaaagtttaatcgtaacataatttaattgaataatttataacaaaataattttagtgtctactaaatttaatttcaataaaagaaaaattgtttcaatgttgggatctccttcttcaatatcaaaatcatatgtaacaaaatcaaccgcatctacaaccattttttaatttttttaattttatttttaattttaatttttaattaaaatagtcaaaataacattgttttaattttttaaaatttaaaaaatttaaaaaatttaaaaatgcatttaaaccaccggttcacaaaaaccgccggttttcccggttttagcGATTTACACcagttttgaccggttcacaccggttcaatgatattcccgatccagctattgaaccagaccggttacctggccggttcccggttcgatcggtccgaccggccgctccggtttttaaaacactgtatTTCACCGTCTCATTAAAATTAATCCAAATTTAAACAACATTGACacataaaattgaaaatttgaaatcaatcgtctttattatatttattttatagatttaagGAATCAACTATATATACCAAATATTTAACattagaaatttaaaaaattatatcaaatCTTTTCATAATATTTATGGGTATAAGacgatttaaaatatttttaacataataacatatgaaataaattaataataaaataaaataaaatctgttTTTAATGACAGAGTGAAATATAACCAAAATATTACAAAAGAGAGAAGAAATATTCTACTAAGAATGTTTCTAAATAACACAGTTTCCTCTCAAATAAATTATTGTAACTCAATCCCAAAACACAGTTTCCTCTCAAATAAATTATTGTAACTCAATCCCAAatataagaaaacaaaaataataataaaaataacctAAATACTAGTTTTTAGGTAATTGACATAAGGGTTAAATGCAATTCACCACCTGCCATTAGGGCGTGTTTCAGATTTGCCCCCctgaacttttttttttaagaagacaCCCTTATAAAAGCGTAAAGTCAGTttcaccacacccttttactactaatgctgactgggctttgactgCTTTGCTGACATGGcaaaattgaatcaaaattgaaaagggattagggttgGGTTACGCGAGATAGCTTCACGTTCTCCTTCTTCCCTTCCTCTGTGTGAACTCGACGGCGGCCGGAGCAATCACGAATGCGCGGCGATGGCACGACGGCGGAGGGCTTATCCTCTCCATTTCAGTCCTCTCGTCTCCATCTTTGATCTCAACTCTCAACGGCGCGGCAATCCAACTCTCGCTCTCTCTCGCGAACGCACATCTCTCTCGATCTCATCATCTCCCAGGTTGCGATTCTCTGTCGGAGCTTCTTCAATATCGACGGTGATGAAGAGAAATCCAGATAAAGCTCCAAGATCCGGTAAGCTTCGATTCCGTTTTTCTTCCCCTCCCTCTGCAATTTAACGTTTGCGATAGGTTGTTGTTGTTTGTAGATGAAGGTCTGATGCTGCTTGCAATGTTGTTGTTCGCAGTGAAGAATGATGAGGAGGATTATTGATGAACGAATGAAGCGGTTATGACGGTGATTGATGTTGATGAATTTGTGAAGAGGAACTTACGCAGGAGAACGGTTCAGAGAGAGCAGAGAGAAGTTTCTTTGAGAGTTTTCTGATCGGTGAAGAAAATGAGAAGAGGAAGATGAAGCTCTGTTGAAGATTTTCTAGATTTTTGATGGAGAATGAAAATTGTTGAAAATTATTGGAGAGTGAAACTTGTTGGAGAGTGAATTGATGAGGATTTTTGCAGATTGTTGGAGAGTGAAACTTGTTGGAGAGTGCAAAGAAACACAAGAAAATTTCAACACAAATCTAGATAATCATGTGGAAATCAATATTTCCAAGCTGTTACAACAAAAGTGGTTGCTACAAAGACAAATTCTTTCAACAGAATCTCTCTCACGGATCTGAGTTTTCCAAGTAAGATCTTTCAATCTCTTTAGCTGGTTCTAATCTGTATGTTTTCACACTGGCTGAGTTGAAGCTTATTTCTCAGACTTTTCTCTTCAACGAATTTTCTTGGTGAAGGAGGGTTTGGTCCTGTTCATAAAGGTTTCATTGATGATAAGGTTAGGCATGGCTGTTAAAGAATGGCTGTTAAAGAATGGCTGTTAAACTTTTCTGGTTTTTATTTGCAGATTCTTGATGGAGAGTgaaaattgttgagagtgaattGATGAAGATTTTTGAGAGTGTGAAGATTGGTTAAGAAGATAACACAGTCAGCAAAGcagtcaaagcccagtcagcattagtagtaaaagggtgtggtgaaACTGACTTTACGCTTTTATAAGGGtgtcttcttaaaaaaaaaagttcagGGGGGCAAATCTGAAacacgccctaatggcagggggtgaaTTGCATTTAACCCTTGACATAAAAACCAAAATTTAAAAGCACATAAACTAGCCCAATCTCTCGATCTCTGGTGTTTAGTGGAGCATTTAGTAAcattgaaaatagattttaatttaccATTAGAAATCAAAGGAACTCTCAAACCTAAACAATAAGCATATGGAAATAATTCCAAATCTAAATTATAAAACCCTAACTTTGTCTCATTGTTATACTCCATAACTTGTTGAGACTCGAGTTTGATCAAACTGTTCCCTTCAAACACTACAGAATCAAGGACAACAGTATTCTTACGAGCTAGGACAAAGGGTTTCATAGTC includes these proteins:
- the LOC131616346 gene encoding probable lipid-A-disaccharide synthase, mitochondrial codes for the protein MFAPKALILFTRKWKLKPPNTVLSFSSSSQHVKFKAPLDMAARDGELRVFLVAGEVSGDSIASRLMASLKLLSPFPVRFSGIGGTKMRSEGLQSLFPIEDISVMGIWELLPHLYRFKVRLNEAVKAASLFEPHVVLTVDSKGFSFRFLKQLRARHSQQKLHWPAHFHYVAPSFWAWKGGEERLGGLAEFVDHLLCILPNEDKVCRLNGLSATFVGHPVLEDIMELNLINSPSINECKAEGNGEDFRRKHEVPPGATVISLLPGSRVQEVSRMLPIFANTMELLKDNVQQLMTIIHVAPNEHVENFIAGAVHRWPVPVVLIPGGATHMRYDAFSASKVALCTSGTVAVELQLARLPCVVAYRAHILTEWFIRYKAKIQYISLPNILLDSAIIPEALFQSCKPANLALLLKDIIHDRACREKQILSAQKFVKLLMPSDGINQNLAKQSLMGKCPDYSPSAVAALTILNYGKPVIHD
- the LOC131616347 gene encoding RPM1-interacting protein 4-like, with translation MAQRTHVPKFGNWEGSDNVPYTAYFDKARKGRTGSKMINPNDPEENPDLVFDNSSSEQPPSSKSKPKVDSDDLYGKGSARATIETRKSLEDGDPKQYADSPARHDNVGNRSSNDSTPRLGVGSADNRRRPSRQSTAGSEYSVERSPLHRQARAPGKDNPSLETKNSYDSSHGTPGRSRLRPVNRGDETPEKGAAVPKFGEWDVSNPASAEGYTHIFNKVRAERQGGPGHASGTPNERPHVIRNQPSDGKVQCCCFAWGRK
- the LOC131616348 gene encoding NADH dehydrogenase [ubiquinone] 1 alpha subcomplex subunit 2-like, translated to MAWRGHLSKNIKELRFLMCQTSPASSSAREFVEKNYKELKTLNPKLPILIRECSGVEPQLWARYDLGVEKGIKLEGMTEPQISKVLEDMVKAGEAFKA